A genomic window from Anaeromusa acidaminophila DSM 3853 includes:
- a CDS encoding 2-oxoacid:acceptor oxidoreductase family protein, whose amino-acid sequence MMDKILLAGFGGQGVMFVGKILAYAGMLDEQEICWIPSYGPEMRGGTANCSVIVSSAEIHSPVIEQADAGIVLNQPSYEAFLGRIRPGGALVVNSSIIDTSAKRREDIELVEVPATDLAYDLGRPALANMVCLGALLSKLQLVDEASVSKAVQAVVGKKKPEMFDLNMKAVQQGLAGRS is encoded by the coding sequence ATGATGGATAAAATCTTACTGGCCGGTTTTGGCGGCCAAGGCGTTATGTTTGTCGGTAAGATTTTGGCGTATGCAGGTATGCTGGATGAGCAAGAGATCTGTTGGATTCCTTCGTACGGTCCGGAAATGCGCGGCGGCACGGCCAATTGTTCGGTCATTGTTTCCTCGGCTGAAATTCATTCGCCAGTGATTGAACAGGCTGACGCGGGGATTGTGCTTAATCAGCCTTCCTATGAAGCGTTTTTGGGACGTATTCGTCCTGGCGGGGCCTTGGTGGTCAATTCATCCATTATCGATACCTCTGCTAAACGGCGCGAGGATATCGAATTGGTTGAGGTGCCTGCGACCGATTTGGCTTACGATCTGGGACGACCGGCGTTGGCCAACATGGTGTGCTTGGGAGCGCTGCTGTCCAAGCTGCAACTGGTGGACGAAGCATCGGTGTCCAAAGCGGTTCAGGCGGTGGTCGGCAAGAAAAAACCGGAGATGTTCGACCTCAACATGAAGGCGGTCCAGCAAGGGTTAGCGGGGCGGAGCTAG
- a CDS encoding thiamine pyrophosphate-dependent enzyme gives MERVFGRPQGLTELPFHYCPGCTHGIIHRLIGEVLEELDIVGDTIGVAPVGCAGFSLDFFSCDFVGAAHGRAQAVATGIKRSKPEQMVFTYQGDGDIAAIGTSHAIHVAARGEKITSIMVNNAVFGMTGGQMAPTTLDGQITTTSPKGRDASVVGEPIDLPKVMAALSGAAYVAAVSVDSPQNIRKAKEVIRRAFKVQQAGLGFSFVSILSTCPTNWGLSPKDSLEWLRQNMLPVYEMGELKMAEGVAEL, from the coding sequence ATGGAAAGAGTATTTGGCAGACCCCAGGGCTTGACGGAATTGCCCTTTCATTACTGCCCTGGATGTACGCATGGCATTATTCATCGTCTGATCGGCGAAGTACTGGAAGAACTGGATATTGTCGGCGATACCATCGGTGTAGCGCCAGTGGGCTGTGCGGGCTTCTCTCTGGACTTTTTCAGCTGCGATTTTGTCGGCGCCGCTCACGGGCGGGCGCAGGCGGTAGCTACCGGGATTAAACGTTCCAAGCCGGAACAGATGGTCTTTACGTACCAAGGGGACGGAGATATCGCGGCTATTGGCACAAGCCACGCCATTCATGTTGCGGCGCGGGGGGAAAAGATTACTTCCATTATGGTGAACAACGCCGTGTTCGGCATGACTGGCGGCCAGATGGCCCCGACGACGCTGGACGGGCAAATTACGACTACGAGCCCCAAAGGGAGAGACGCTTCGGTTGTGGGCGAACCGATTGATTTGCCAAAAGTGATGGCGGCCCTTTCGGGCGCTGCCTATGTAGCGGCGGTATCGGTGGATTCGCCGCAAAATATTCGCAAGGCGAAAGAAGTGATTCGTCGGGCCTTTAAGGTACAACAGGCCGGTTTGGGCTTCTCCTTTGTCAGTATTCTATCTACTTGCCCGACCAATTGGGGATTGTCTCCGAAAGACAGCCTGGAATGGCTGCGGCAGAACATGCTGCCTGTCTATGAAATGGGCGAATTGAAAATGGCCGAGGGGGTGGCGGAGCTATGA
- the vorB gene encoding 3-methyl-2-oxobutanoate dehydrogenase subunit VorB, which yields MEKRLIKGNEAIAEAAIRAGCKLFFGYPITPSTEIVEYLSKHLPEAGGLVLQGEDEVASINMCYGAAATGTRVMTASSSPGFSLKQEGLSYLAATELPVVVVNINRAGPGLGGLGPSQADYFQCTKGGGHGDYRLIVLAPSKGQEMYDLTMEAFDLADKYRTPVLVMGDGFLGQMMEPVACHPYQTKELPPKDWAVGGCRGREKRKLVSYSLTNEAGEANCLRWQEKFTAIAEKEQRWEAFCTDDADYLIVGYGTCGRIAKSVVLAARQQGVKLGLIRPITLWPFPQKAFDGLAGKIKGIMTLELNAGQMIEDVKLAVSCAMPVELYSRQGGMLPSENEVLQHFMRTFMPELRKEA from the coding sequence GGAATATTTGTCGAAGCATTTGCCGGAGGCAGGCGGTCTGGTGTTGCAGGGCGAAGACGAGGTGGCCTCCATCAATATGTGTTATGGCGCTGCGGCTACGGGAACGCGGGTTATGACGGCTTCTTCCAGCCCCGGTTTCAGCTTGAAGCAGGAAGGACTTTCGTATTTGGCGGCGACGGAGCTGCCGGTTGTTGTAGTTAATATTAATCGCGCCGGCCCAGGCTTGGGCGGATTGGGCCCTTCGCAGGCTGACTATTTCCAGTGCACTAAAGGGGGCGGCCATGGCGATTATCGCCTGATCGTGCTGGCGCCGTCCAAAGGGCAGGAAATGTATGATTTGACCATGGAGGCCTTTGATTTGGCCGATAAATACCGTACGCCGGTGTTGGTGATGGGTGACGGATTTTTAGGGCAGATGATGGAGCCTGTGGCTTGTCATCCGTATCAGACTAAGGAGCTGCCTCCGAAGGATTGGGCGGTCGGCGGTTGCCGAGGGCGGGAAAAACGGAAGCTTGTCAGCTACAGCTTGACGAATGAAGCGGGAGAAGCGAACTGCTTGCGCTGGCAGGAAAAGTTTACCGCCATTGCGGAGAAGGAGCAGCGCTGGGAAGCTTTTTGCACGGACGATGCAGACTATTTGATTGTCGGGTATGGCACTTGCGGACGTATTGCGAAAAGCGTGGTGCTGGCGGCGCGGCAGCAGGGCGTAAAGCTGGGTCTGATCCGGCCGATTACGCTTTGGCCGTTTCCTCAAAAAGCGTTCGACGGTTTAGCCGGTAAGATAAAAGGGATTATGACGCTGGAACTTAATGCCGGACAAATGATCGAGGACGTAAAGCTGGCGGTGTCTTGCGCTATGCCTGTTGAACTGTATAGCCGCCAAGGCGGCATGCTGCCGTCGGAAAACGAAGTGCTGCAGCATTTTATGCGCACCTTCATGCCGGAACTTCGGAAGGAGGCCTAA